TGATGGGCGACGCGACAAGTTTCTACTGGGTCACCAACAAGCTAACACAACCTCATACTTCAGCTGACTACGTCACTGTGGGCGATTATGGCTGGTACCAAACTGACTATGCTTGGTCGGAAGGAGTACTACGTGAGTTCATTCGTGAGGGCGAACTGCGTAATTCATCGAATGAACTTATTCCTTATCGTGTCCATGTACGTTTCAATAAGTCAGGCGAAGCCGTGTATCAACAGTATCGTCTTAACAACAAGATCTTACCTATTCAAACTAAACAACTGGAGGGCTACCAGAAAGAAGCCAAGTCGGCTCTAGAAACCACAATGAAACAATATGACGAAGGGTTTCGATTGATTCAGGGGTACTGGAATGGCAGCTCTTTCGAAACATGCTCTGGCGGTGAGTTTGAGACCTTTGAGTTTAACCAGACTTTGCCAAATTTCGTGATTGACCGACTGGCGTCTGTGGAAAGCTATGCGGCATTTCTGGGCAGTGACTCGCTCGGTAAAATGACGGTTGAAGAGTTATTGATGCTGGCTGAAGATAGCCATGATTGTGTTGTTAGGCCATCATTGTTGAAAGAATAGCGAGCAATCAAAGGATTGAGAGTGTTTGGTCTACTGTAGGCCAAGTGCTGATTTGTCTGTACAGGCGCAGATTCCTAGAAAGATTGAGTAATAAAAAAGGCGCCTATCGAGGCGCCTTTTGCTGTTATTCGCTTACTGTCATTTGCTTACTGTTATTGGAAAGTAAGCGAATAACAAGATTGATTACTGCTCTTGCTCACGCGCAATCGCACGGTAACCAATGTCATTGCGGTGGAACATACCATTCCAGCTAACTTGCTTCGTTAACGCGTAGGCTCGCTTCTGCGCTTCAGAAACCGTGTTCCCCAGTGCTGTTGCACAAAGTACACGACCACCGTTTGTTACCACATCGCCAGCTTCGTTATTTGTGGTGCCCGCGTGAAATACCTTTTGACCTTCAACTTCGCTTGTTGGTAGTGAAATAACGTCACCTTTTGCGTAATCGGCAGGGTAACCGCCAGCCGCAAGAACAACACCGATAGAAGCGCGAGGATCCCACTT
The Vibrio kanaloae genome window above contains:
- a CDS encoding DUF1481 domain-containing protein translates to MKKAFLLVSLLSTFLIGCSSTSPRKNLEQFETYTGGQVMGDATSFYWVTNKLTQPHTSADYVTVGDYGWYQTDYAWSEGVLREFIREGELRNSSNELIPYRVHVRFNKSGEAVYQQYRLNNKILPIQTKQLEGYQKEAKSALETTMKQYDEGFRLIQGYWNGSSFETCSGGEFETFEFNQTLPNFVIDRLASVESYAAFLGSDSLGKMTVEELLMLAEDSHDCVVRPSLLKE